The nucleotide sequence CCGCTCGCGCTCCAGCGCCTCGCGCGGGAACGGCCCCCAGAGCGCGCCCGCCGTGCGCGTCCCCGCCGCGCGCCCCGCCGCCATGTCGTGCGGGGAGTCGCCCACGAAGAGCGCCTCCCCGGCGGCGACGCCGAGCCGCTCCAGCGCACGGAGCACCGGCTCCGGGTGCGGCTTGGGCTGGGCCACGTCCTCCGGGGACACGATCACGGGGAAGTGGTCCACGATCCCGCACAGGTTCATCCCGCGCAGGGCGCTCTCGCGGTGCTTGCTGGTGACGATCGCCAGCCGGATGCCGCGCCGCCGCAGCTCGTCCACCGTTGCCAGCGTGTCCGGGAAGGGCGCCACCATCCGGTCGTGGTGCGCGCGCTGGTACTCGCGGTAGCTGTGGAGCATGGCCTCCGCCTCCGTCGCGGAGCGGGCGAAGCGGGCGATCTGCGTCTCCAGTGTCATCCCGAAGCCGCTCAGCCACTCCTCGTCGGGCGGCACCTGGCCGAGGTGGGTCCGCATGGTGTGCCGGTAGGAGCGCATGATGAGCTCCGTGGTGTCCGCCAGGGTGCCGTCGAAGTCGTACAGGACCGCTCTGAACTGCATGGGGGAGAGGGGACAGGTTACGGGGGACAGACTGCGAACGGCGAGGGCCGATCGCCTCGTCAGGGAATGCCGAGCAGCTCCAGCAGCGCGGGGGTGACGTCGGTGAGGTCGCGGACGCGCTCCGCGAGCGCCTCCCTCCCCCGCCCCACCGCGATGACGGGCACGGGGTTCAGCGTGTGGCCGGCGGTGACGTCCTCCACGTTGCCGTGGTCGCTG is from Longimicrobiaceae bacterium and encodes:
- a CDS encoding HAD-IA family hydrolase, whose amino-acid sequence is MQFRAVLYDFDGTLADTTELIMRSYRHTMRTHLGQVPPDEEWLSGFGMTLETQIARFARSATEAEAMLHSYREYQRAHHDRMVAPFPDTLATVDELRRRGIRLAIVTSKHRESALRGMNLCGIVDHFPVIVSPEDVAQPKPHPEPVLRALERLGVAAGEALFVGDSPHDMAAGRAAGTRTAGALWGPFPREALERERPDWMLAAPGEVLVVVGKGG